Proteins from a single region of Flavobacterium sp. K5-23:
- a CDS encoding energy transducer TonB, translating to MSKLSLYENSWINLVFENRNKEYGAYQLRQENTKTSLFALFMGLFLCASLLSIPRVLQYFNSENVSQVETTEILDKIIQVSNILPVIKEKTVLPKAIQQKTVEANPKDQLVNPIIVKAVDATPDIAKNSEITATKTVTNEGTGITGINPTASEGTGNGSAIVPDNGNAIISSTILDKLPEFPGGMGKFYTYIGRNFETPEIEGERSIRIFVSFVIEKDGSMTDIQVKNDPGYGLGKEAMRVLKSLKTKWTPGILNAKPVRTSYSLPITVQMN from the coding sequence ATGTCTAAACTAAGCCTTTACGAAAACAGCTGGATTAATCTAGTTTTCGAGAACAGAAACAAAGAATATGGAGCGTATCAATTACGCCAAGAAAACACTAAGACATCCCTGTTTGCACTTTTTATGGGGTTGTTTTTATGTGCTTCATTATTGAGCATACCAAGGGTATTGCAATATTTTAATTCAGAAAATGTTAGTCAGGTTGAAACAACTGAAATCCTTGATAAAATCATTCAAGTCAGTAACATATTACCTGTAATAAAAGAAAAAACTGTTCTCCCTAAAGCAATCCAACAAAAAACTGTAGAAGCCAACCCAAAAGACCAACTAGTAAATCCAATAATCGTAAAAGCTGTAGATGCAACCCCAGATATTGCAAAAAACAGCGAGATTACCGCAACAAAAACAGTTACTAATGAGGGTACAGGAATAACTGGTATAAACCCCACTGCTTCAGAAGGAACAGGAAACGGTAGTGCAATAGTCCCTGATAATGGAAATGCAATAATTTCCAGTACAATACTGGACAAACTGCCTGAATTCCCTGGTGGCATGGGTAAGTTCTATACGTACATAGGCAGAAATTTTGAAACACCAGAAATAGAAGGAGAAAGAAGCATTCGGATTTTTGTGTCTTTTGTTATTGAAAAAGACGGAAGTATGACTGATATTCAAGTAAAAAACGATCCTGGTTACGGTCTGGGAAAAGAAGCGATGAGAGTATTGAAATCTTTAAAAACCAAATGGACTCCAGGGATATTAAACGCAAAACCTGTAAGGACTTCTTATAGTTTACCCATTACAGTTCAGATGAATTAA
- a CDS encoding RNA polymerase sigma factor encodes MEINTQIEKAKRGDQTAFTFLLNLYWNEVYGFMLKRTENEANAEDITIETFSKAFDKIATYNPEFQFNTWLISIAKNVHIDLLRKKKSSLFVEITDKEDQKAYNIADTTPSAEDELITEQNLSQLLQYIKELKPHYQEVIQLRYFQEMSYQEIANAIDEPLSNVKVKLLRAKKLLAEIIRDKR; translated from the coding sequence TTGGAAATAAATACACAAATAGAAAAAGCAAAAAGAGGCGATCAAACTGCTTTTACCTTTCTATTGAATTTATATTGGAATGAGGTTTATGGCTTTATGCTGAAACGCACCGAGAACGAAGCCAATGCAGAGGATATTACTATAGAAACATTCTCTAAAGCCTTTGATAAAATCGCCACTTACAATCCGGAATTCCAGTTTAACACCTGGTTGATTAGTATTGCCAAAAATGTGCATATTGATTTATTGCGAAAAAAGAAATCAAGTCTTTTTGTGGAAATCACGGATAAAGAAGACCAGAAAGCATATAATATTGCTGACACCACTCCGTCAGCAGAAGATGAATTGATCACGGAACAAAACCTGTCCCAGTTATTACAATACATCAAAGAATTAAAACCCCATTACCAAGAAGTCATTCAGTTGCGTTATTTCCAGGAAATGAGTTATCAGGAAATCGCTAATGCGATTGACGAGCCTTTAAGCAACGTTAAAGTTAAACTACTACGTGCCAAAAAATTATTGGCTGAAATTATTCGAGACAAAAGGTAA
- a CDS encoding glycosyltransferase yields the protein MLIIILYFFIAVVIIQLAFYLGVFGKFAFAKAQKINPKRIPISVIVCAKNEEENVANFIPLLAEQDYPDFEIVLIDDASSDNTLAIFEDFEKQYSNIRLVKVENNEAFWGNKKYALTLGIKAAKKDYLLFTDADCYPNSKDWITAMSSQFTMQKTIVLGYGGYEKISNSFLNKLIRFETLLTAIQYFSWAKIGHPYMGVGRNLTYKKDEFFNVNGFINHIQVRSGDDDLFINEAAKAKNTTIAFTPESFTYSKPKTSYKDWLIQKRRHVATANHYKKLDQFQLGTFYSSQLLFIIFSVVLLSFQYQWILVLSLIATRYIFAWTVVGFSAGKLKEKDIKYWFPIVEMVLIFTQINIFISNLFSKPVNWK from the coding sequence ATGCTTATTATAATACTTTACTTTTTTATAGCGGTAGTTATCATACAACTAGCTTTTTATTTAGGCGTTTTTGGGAAATTTGCTTTTGCAAAAGCACAAAAAATTAATCCAAAAAGGATCCCGATTTCTGTCATTGTTTGTGCAAAAAACGAAGAAGAAAACGTGGCTAATTTTATTCCGCTACTTGCTGAACAAGATTATCCCGATTTTGAAATTGTATTAATTGATGATGCTTCAAGTGATAATACATTAGCTATTTTTGAAGATTTTGAAAAACAATATTCAAATATTCGATTGGTAAAAGTGGAAAACAACGAAGCCTTTTGGGGAAATAAAAAATACGCTTTAACCCTTGGAATAAAAGCTGCCAAAAAAGACTACTTATTATTTACGGATGCTGATTGTTACCCAAATTCAAAAGATTGGATTACAGCAATGAGTTCACAGTTTACGATGCAAAAAACTATTGTTTTAGGATATGGAGGGTATGAAAAAATCTCTAATTCATTCTTGAACAAGCTGATTCGTTTCGAAACATTACTTACTGCGATCCAGTACTTTTCATGGGCAAAAATAGGGCATCCTTATATGGGTGTAGGTAGAAATTTGACTTATAAAAAAGACGAATTTTTTAATGTAAATGGTTTTATAAACCACATTCAAGTTCGTTCAGGAGATGATGATTTATTTATCAATGAGGCGGCGAAAGCAAAAAACACCACTATAGCATTTACTCCAGAAAGCTTTACCTATTCTAAACCTAAAACTTCATACAAAGACTGGTTAATTCAAAAAAGAAGACATGTCGCAACTGCAAACCACTACAAAAAATTAGACCAATTTCAATTAGGGACATTTTATAGTTCACAGTTATTATTTATAATTTTTTCCGTTGTTTTATTATCTTTTCAATACCAGTGGATATTAGTATTGAGTTTAATAGCAACAAGATATATTTTCGCTTGGACTGTCGTAGGATTTTCAGCAGGGAAATTGAAAGAAAAAGATATAAAATACTGGTTTCCTATTGTAGAAATGGTACTTATATTCACACAAATTAATATCTTTATATCTAATCTATTCTCAAAACCGGTAAATTGGAAATAA
- a CDS encoding FMN-binding negative transcriptional regulator, translated as MFTPDIYKNENKEETHTFLKENSFGILINQTEGKLCATHIPLELDTNNKGLSVLQGHISKENPQWKGFTDNDAVLAVFSGPHSYISSSWYDHENVPTWNYIAVHVYGKIKIVEGEAVIESLKKLVDKYEKNSENPIRVEDLSKKTMLQTRGIVGFEIEITEIQATKKMSQNRDDSNYNNIILELEKTNKKESIAVANEMKKCPR; from the coding sequence ATGTTCACCCCTGATATTTACAAAAACGAAAACAAAGAAGAAACACATACATTTCTTAAAGAAAATAGTTTTGGAATCCTTATCAATCAAACAGAAGGGAAACTTTGTGCAACACATATCCCATTAGAATTAGACACAAATAATAAAGGACTATCCGTTTTACAAGGTCATATTTCTAAAGAAAATCCGCAATGGAAAGGTTTCACGGACAATGACGCAGTATTGGCAGTTTTTTCAGGACCGCACAGCTACATTTCCTCCTCTTGGTATGACCATGAAAACGTTCCTACCTGGAATTATATAGCGGTTCATGTTTACGGAAAAATTAAGATTGTTGAAGGTGAAGCGGTAATCGAATCCTTGAAAAAATTAGTAGATAAATACGAGAAAAATTCAGAAAACCCAATAAGGGTTGAAGATTTATCTAAAAAAACTATGTTGCAAACCCGAGGTATTGTGGGATTTGAAATAGAAATAACTGAAATTCAAGCAACCAAAAAAATGTCTCAAAACCGTGATGATTCTAACTACAACAACATCATTTTGGAATTGGAAAAAACCAATAAAAAGGAGTCGATTGCTGTAGCAAATGAGATGAAGAAATGTCCAAGATAA
- the murB gene encoding UDP-N-acetylmuramate dehydrogenase codes for MEIQNNFSLKNYNTFGIEAKAKQFVGVHNLTELKTILEENKPQKKFVLGGGSNMLLTKDIDALVIHIDLKGKTILKEDDDFVWVESQAGENWHEFVLWTIDQNFGGLENMSLIPGNVGTTPVQNIGAYGTEMKDCFISCDAITISNLEMKTFSKSDCNFGYRESIFKNKSKDLYIISSVVFKLSKRNHKINISYGDIKAELAKNNITTPSLKEVSNAVIAIRQSKLPDPKELGNSGSFFKNPILLKKDFEKIHIQFPEMKYFDISETEVKVPAGWLIEQAGFKGKRYGDAGIHKNQALVLVNYGNATGQEILEVSKNIQKTIFDTYGIQIEAEVNVI; via the coding sequence ATGGAGATTCAAAATAATTTTTCTTTAAAAAACTATAATACTTTTGGAATTGAAGCCAAAGCAAAACAATTCGTAGGTGTACATAATTTAACCGAGCTAAAAACGATTTTAGAGGAAAACAAACCCCAGAAAAAGTTTGTTCTGGGCGGAGGAAGCAATATGCTACTGACAAAAGATATCGATGCTCTAGTAATACATATCGACCTAAAAGGAAAAACGATACTTAAAGAAGATGATGATTTTGTTTGGGTCGAAAGTCAAGCGGGTGAAAACTGGCATGAATTTGTACTTTGGACAATAGACCAAAACTTTGGAGGTCTAGAAAATATGTCTCTTATTCCTGGAAACGTAGGGACCACACCTGTTCAAAACATTGGTGCTTATGGAACGGAGATGAAAGACTGTTTTATTTCTTGTGATGCCATTACTATTTCAAATCTGGAAATGAAAACATTTTCAAAAAGTGATTGTAATTTTGGGTATAGAGAAAGCATTTTTAAAAATAAATCAAAAGACCTTTATATTATAAGCTCTGTTGTTTTTAAATTATCAAAACGCAATCACAAAATCAACATCTCTTATGGGGACATTAAGGCTGAATTAGCCAAAAACAACATTACAACACCAAGTCTTAAAGAGGTAAGTAATGCCGTTATTGCAATTCGACAAAGCAAACTTCCTGACCCGAAAGAGTTAGGCAACAGCGGTAGTTTTTTTAAAAACCCAATCCTGTTAAAAAAGGATTTCGAAAAAATTCACATACAATTTCCCGAAATGAAATATTTTGACATTTCAGAAACCGAGGTAAAAGTTCCTGCGGGTTGGTTAATTGAACAAGCAGGCTTTAAAGGAAAACGCTATGGAGATGCGGGAATTCACAAAAACCAAGCTCTGGTTTTAGTAAACTATGGAAATGCTACAGGGCAAGAAATATTAGAAGTTTCAAAAAATATTCAAAAAACTATTTTTGACACTTATGGAATTCAAATTGAAGCCGAAGTAAATGTGATTTAA
- the asnB gene encoding asparagine synthase (glutamine-hydrolyzing), translated as MCGINGILHLQSQKKVDSRILTKMRDSLEHRGPDDKGLFVEKNIGLGHRRLSVIDVTSAGHQPFLSDDERFVMVFNGEIYNFKDFYPELKSNGFDIKTNSDTEVLLKLFQLYGLKMLNRLNGMFAFAIWDKVEKKLTVVRDRMGVKPLYYSFHNESFYFASEQKALFTAGIPLKIAQDGLEEYIFNRFVAGEDTLYQNVKKLLPGHVMTINEGGKVTTEKWWNLKKEIQNQSKINDPIEWFRETFDDSVKLRMVSDVPVGVLLSGGLDSSSILSSLNHNNYKNIQTFNIGFKEEEHNESHLAKMISDKYGYEFNSMQLEDDNLYKNLISSTYFQDEPIMHLNEPHLLAISQLANPKVKVLLSGEGADELMGGYVRYKALQYPSILYSIAAIGNLDLFEKTPRYEKLVRYSQINKKSELVMYNGSNIFPNDISKTYGIENSPKNKYRKKIYKEAKALYPDNLRRQALYFDQHTYLCSLLDRNDRSTMGASIECREPFLDQRLIVGLGSLEDKWLFTGKKGKFILKTAMEERLPEEILKFKKVGLSAPWADYLTKSPAFKDELDSFSKSDIFKMPYFENINSQKLIQNLQKGNLKVTPFIMPLFMMHIWMKSYANKF; from the coding sequence ATGTGTGGAATTAATGGCATCTTGCATTTGCAATCCCAAAAAAAAGTAGACAGTCGTATTTTGACAAAAATGCGTGACTCTTTAGAACATCGTGGTCCTGATGACAAAGGTTTATTTGTTGAAAAAAACATAGGTTTAGGTCATCGAAGACTATCTGTTATAGACGTTACTTCAGCAGGACACCAACCCTTTCTTTCGGATGACGAAAGATTTGTTATGGTATTTAATGGCGAAATCTACAACTTCAAAGATTTCTATCCTGAATTAAAAAGTAATGGATTTGATATTAAAACAAACTCAGACACCGAGGTTTTATTAAAACTGTTTCAATTGTACGGTTTAAAAATGCTCAACCGTCTCAACGGAATGTTTGCTTTTGCCATTTGGGATAAAGTAGAAAAAAAACTTACGGTTGTTCGTGATCGAATGGGTGTTAAACCGCTATATTATTCATTTCATAACGAATCTTTCTATTTTGCATCAGAGCAAAAAGCACTATTCACAGCAGGAATCCCTCTTAAAATAGCCCAAGACGGATTAGAAGAATACATCTTTAATAGGTTTGTTGCCGGCGAAGACACTTTATATCAAAATGTAAAAAAACTGCTTCCTGGACATGTTATGACAATCAATGAAGGTGGAAAAGTAACTACAGAAAAGTGGTGGAATCTAAAAAAAGAAATTCAAAACCAATCTAAAATTAATGATCCTATAGAATGGTTTAGGGAAACATTTGATGATTCAGTAAAATTAAGAATGGTAAGCGATGTCCCTGTTGGTGTTTTGTTGAGTGGCGGACTCGATTCCTCATCAATACTATCATCACTAAATCATAACAATTACAAAAACATTCAAACGTTTAATATCGGTTTCAAAGAAGAAGAACACAACGAATCTCATTTAGCAAAAATGATTTCCGATAAATACGGATATGAATTTAACAGTATGCAACTTGAAGACGATAATCTATATAAAAATCTTATAAGTTCCACTTATTTTCAGGATGAACCAATAATGCATTTAAATGAACCACATCTTTTGGCAATTTCACAATTAGCAAATCCAAAAGTAAAAGTTTTACTTTCAGGTGAAGGTGCTGATGAATTGATGGGTGGTTATGTAAGATACAAAGCCTTACAATATCCTTCGATACTGTATTCGATTGCTGCGATTGGTAATTTGGATCTTTTTGAAAAAACACCTCGATATGAAAAACTAGTACGTTATTCTCAGATTAACAAAAAATCGGAGTTAGTGATGTACAATGGATCCAACATATTTCCAAATGACATTTCAAAAACATATGGAATAGAAAACAGTCCAAAAAACAAATATCGAAAGAAAATATACAAAGAAGCTAAAGCGCTTTATCCCGACAATTTAAGGAGACAGGCCCTTTATTTTGACCAACATACTTACTTGTGTTCTCTTTTAGACAGAAATGACCGTAGTACTATGGGGGCATCAATAGAATGCCGTGAACCTTTTTTAGACCAAAGACTTATTGTAGGACTAGGATCCCTGGAAGACAAATGGCTATTTACGGGTAAAAAAGGAAAGTTTATTTTAAAAACAGCAATGGAAGAACGACTACCAGAAGAAATTCTAAAATTTAAAAAGGTAGGATTAAGTGCTCCTTGGGCAGATTATTTAACAAAAAGCCCTGCTTTTAAGGATGAATTAGACTCTTTTTCAAAAAGTGATATTTTTAAAATGCCCTATTTTGAGAATATAAACAGCCAAAAACTTATTCAAAACTTACAAAAAGGAAATCTAAAAGTAACACCATTTATTATGCCTCTATTTATGATGCATATCTGGATGAAATCCTATGCAAATAAATTTTAA
- a CDS encoding glycosyltransferase, producing the protein MKKRKILFLGESYRADAITWMNGLKEFGDFEIIPWELKTPNDTFYNRLLRVVEFKLAIFKIKKLIKQQQPDIVIAERTTSYGFLAALSGVKPLVIAQQGRTDLWPEKSITIPLKRIIQAYAFKKATLIHAWGPVMTLSMTEAQVDMTKVLVLPKGIDLTKFENKNTANPDKISAIVSRSLLPEYRHDIILKSFSVLNKKGMDFELTIIGDGSQLPTLKNLAKKLGIDKKVVFTGRIPNTELPELLQKSNFYISMPITEGVSASLFEAMASNCYPIVTDIPGNRSWIKHRENGQLIKLDDYNMLAEELIWSFKNSDSRAKAVLANRKFIEENADYHTNMKIIANKYHELINTSTTK; encoded by the coding sequence ATGAAAAAAAGAAAGATACTTTTTCTTGGAGAATCCTATAGAGCCGACGCCATAACCTGGATGAATGGGCTGAAAGAATTTGGAGACTTTGAAATAATTCCTTGGGAACTTAAAACTCCGAATGACACATTTTACAATCGTCTACTGAGGGTTGTTGAATTCAAACTGGCTATTTTTAAAATTAAAAAGTTAATTAAACAACAGCAACCTGACATAGTTATTGCTGAAAGAACCACGAGTTATGGTTTTCTAGCGGCATTATCTGGTGTAAAACCTTTAGTTATCGCACAACAAGGACGAACCGATTTATGGCCTGAAAAATCAATTACTATACCACTCAAAAGAATCATACAAGCTTACGCTTTCAAAAAAGCAACCCTTATACACGCTTGGGGACCTGTAATGACTCTTTCTATGACAGAAGCTCAAGTTGACATGACTAAAGTTTTGGTTTTGCCTAAAGGAATAGATCTGACAAAATTCGAAAATAAAAATACCGCAAACCCAGATAAAATATCCGCTATTGTAAGTCGTTCTTTATTACCGGAATACCGTCACGATATTATTTTGAAATCATTTTCTGTTTTAAATAAAAAGGGAATGGATTTTGAACTTACAATTATAGGCGATGGATCACAACTTCCTACTCTAAAAAATTTAGCAAAAAAATTAGGCATCGACAAGAAAGTTGTTTTCACAGGTCGAATTCCTAACACCGAATTACCAGAGTTATTACAAAAATCTAATTTTTATATCAGCATGCCAATAACCGAAGGGGTTTCGGCCTCATTATTTGAGGCAATGGCTTCTAATTGTTATCCTATTGTTACTGATATTCCAGGAAATAGAAGCTGGATTAAACATAGAGAAAACGGGCAGTTAATAAAACTGGATGATTACAATATGCTGGCCGAAGAATTGATATGGTCCTTTAAAAACAGTGATTCCAGAGCTAAAGCTGTTTTAGCAAACAGAAAATTTATTGAAGAAAATGCAGACTATCACACCAATATGAAAATCATAGCCAACAAATACCACGAATTAATTAACACTTCTACAACTAAATAG
- a CDS encoding DUF2461 domain-containing protein, with amino-acid sequence MLSKDSLQFLEDLKANNNRDWFLDNKKRYEIFKKDYHQLVADFLDAMKPLDASLEMLEVKNCTFRINRDIRFSKDKSPYKSHIGVWMSSGSKGMNRSGYYVHIEKGASFIAGGFYAPEANDLKKVRKEIAFFYEDLEEILNEKNFKKEFGDFDRNEKNSLKNPPRGYEKDHPAIELLKLKSFETTQKFDISEITKKDFVSKMSKKLILLKPLNEFINRALTAEDV; translated from the coding sequence ATGCTTTCAAAAGACAGCTTACAGTTTCTCGAAGATTTAAAAGCCAACAACAACCGGGATTGGTTTTTGGACAATAAAAAGCGATATGAAATTTTCAAGAAAGACTACCATCAACTGGTAGCGGATTTTCTTGATGCCATGAAGCCACTGGACGCGTCACTTGAAATGCTTGAAGTAAAAAATTGCACATTTAGAATCAACAGAGACATTCGGTTTTCTAAGGATAAATCTCCTTATAAATCGCATATAGGCGTTTGGATGTCTTCAGGATCTAAAGGAATGAATCGATCAGGTTATTATGTTCATATAGAAAAAGGAGCTAGTTTCATCGCTGGTGGTTTTTATGCGCCTGAAGCTAATGACTTAAAGAAAGTACGCAAAGAAATCGCGTTTTTTTATGAAGATTTAGAAGAAATTCTTAATGAAAAAAACTTCAAAAAAGAATTTGGGGATTTTGATCGAAATGAAAAAAACTCACTTAAAAACCCACCAAGAGGATACGAAAAAGACCATCCTGCTATTGAATTATTAAAATTAAAAAGTTTTGAAACCACTCAAAAATTTGACATTTCAGAAATCACAAAGAAAGATTTTGTTTCGAAAATGAGCAAAAAGCTAATCCTTTTAAAACCTCTGAATGAATTCATCAATCGTGCTTTAACTGCCGAAGACGTTTAA
- a CDS encoding thioredoxin domain-containing protein: MKFRSVFFVITAFIFFSCKGQTSKEINTIDPVSFSEKISTTQNPQILDVRTPEEFTSEHINNATNVNWYADDFVLNTEKLDKSKPVFVYCKSGGRSLKASEKLKELGFKTVYNLDGGITKWNSAGLSKPTDKIIGMSSQEYNQLLNTDKKVLISFYAEWCAPCKKMAPYMAKMQTELADKVVIIRLNADEHKTLMLSMKIDELPTLLLYENKEVKWRNSGYISEEDLKKQLQ; this comes from the coding sequence ATGAAATTTCGTTCCGTTTTTTTCGTAATCACTGCCTTTATCTTTTTTTCTTGTAAGGGACAAACGTCTAAAGAAATCAACACAATAGATCCAGTCTCTTTTTCAGAGAAAATCAGCACTACTCAAAACCCTCAAATTCTAGATGTACGTACTCCAGAGGAATTCACATCAGAACATATCAATAATGCTACAAACGTTAATTGGTATGCAGATGATTTTGTATTAAATACTGAAAAACTCGATAAATCGAAACCTGTTTTCGTGTATTGCAAAAGCGGAGGAAGAAGTTTAAAAGCTTCCGAGAAACTAAAGGAACTTGGATTTAAAACCGTTTACAACTTAGATGGAGGAATCACTAAATGGAATTCAGCGGGGTTATCTAAGCCTACTGACAAAATAATAGGAATGAGCAGCCAGGAATACAATCAATTACTTAATACTGATAAAAAAGTACTGATTAGCTTTTATGCAGAATGGTGCGCGCCATGCAAAAAAATGGCGCCTTATATGGCTAAAATGCAAACAGAATTAGCTGACAAAGTTGTTATTATCCGATTGAATGCTGACGAACATAAAACTCTGATGTTATCAATGAAAATTGACGAATTACCTACTTTACTGCTTTATGAAAACAAAGAAGTAAAATGGAGAAATTCAGGCTACATCAGTGAAGAGGATTTAAAAAAACAACTGCAATAA
- a CDS encoding DNA replication/repair protein RecF has product MYLKKISLFNYKNFSEANFEFDGKIICFVGKNGIGKTNVLDAIYHLSYGKSYFNPLAVQNIKHGEEFFVIDAEFIKNERSEQVVCSLKKGQKKVLKRNGKAYDKFSDHIGFIPLVIISPADRDLIVEGSETRRKFMDSVISQLDSHYLQQLIQYQKVMSQRNALLKYFALNHVFDNDTLSIYNEQLENFGKYIFEKRKEFVDTFIPIFNEHHHAITGSEETVQLVYESHLFEKDLLSLLQENINKDRALHYTSVGTHKDDLSFEIDNHPIKKFGSQGQQKSFLIALKLAQFEFLKKQSGVKPILLFDDIFDKLDESRVAKIIEMVNSDTFGQLFISDTHPERTEAIVKSTHQSYKVFNL; this is encoded by the coding sequence ATGTATTTAAAAAAGATTTCATTATTCAATTACAAAAATTTTTCGGAAGCTAATTTCGAGTTTGACGGAAAAATAATTTGCTTTGTTGGTAAAAACGGTATCGGTAAAACTAATGTACTTGACGCAATCTACCATTTATCCTATGGCAAAAGCTATTTCAACCCATTAGCAGTCCAAAACATAAAACACGGAGAAGAGTTTTTTGTGATTGATGCTGAGTTTATAAAAAACGAAAGAAGCGAACAGGTAGTATGTAGTTTAAAAAAGGGGCAGAAAAAAGTATTAAAACGAAATGGTAAGGCTTACGATAAATTTTCTGATCATATTGGGTTCATACCTTTAGTTATCATATCCCCGGCCGACCGAGATTTAATAGTTGAAGGAAGCGAAACCCGTAGAAAATTTATGGATAGTGTGATTTCACAATTGGACTCCCATTATTTACAACAGCTTATTCAATACCAAAAAGTAATGAGTCAACGTAATGCATTATTGAAATATTTTGCATTAAATCACGTTTTTGACAACGATACCCTTTCTATATATAATGAACAACTAGAGAATTTCGGGAAGTATATTTTCGAAAAAAGAAAAGAATTCGTTGATACGTTCATTCCTATTTTCAATGAACATCATCACGCTATAACAGGTTCAGAGGAAACGGTACAATTAGTATACGAAAGTCATTTATTCGAAAAAGATTTACTTAGCTTATTACAAGAAAACATCAATAAAGACAGAGCACTACATTATACAAGTGTAGGAACACATAAAGATGATTTATCCTTTGAAATCGACAATCATCCTATTAAAAAATTTGGTTCTCAGGGCCAACAGAAATCTTTTTTGATAGCATTGAAACTAGCGCAATTTGAATTCCTAAAAAAGCAAAGTGGCGTAAAGCCAATTTTACTTTTTGACGATATCTTTGACAAACTGGATGAAAGTCGAGTAGCCAAAATAATTGAGATGGTAAACAGTGATACTTTTGGGCAATTATTTATATCAGACACACATCCTGAGCGTACCGAAGCCATTGTAAAATCGACACATCAATCCTATAAAGTTTTTAATTTATAA
- a CDS encoding tol-pal system YbgF family protein — protein MATYSKRGYKAPKEKEGKDSVSDVIIDEKDSTTAEVFSKLDETASRTEDWVAKNQKIIIGVVGAVALFTVGYLVYQKFVATPKQEEAASEMFQAQKYFQQATDGVASDSLYKLSLKGAEGKFGFIDIADKYSGTDAGNLANYYAGVAYLNTGKYAEAIDYLSKFSSEDMILGAMAKGAIGDAYSQQNKPKEALENYLKAANANKNDFTTPRFLLKAGKVALSLGNKEEALKYFTDIKDNYEAAPEAASIDALIGLAQ, from the coding sequence ATGGCTACTTACAGTAAAAGAGGATATAAAGCACCAAAAGAAAAAGAAGGAAAAGATTCAGTTTCAGATGTAATCATCGATGAGAAAGACAGTACAACAGCTGAAGTTTTTTCGAAATTAGACGAAACAGCTTCTAGAACTGAAGACTGGGTAGCTAAAAACCAAAAAATTATTATAGGAGTAGTAGGGGCAGTAGCTTTATTTACTGTTGGTTATTTAGTTTATCAAAAATTTGTTGCCACACCTAAGCAAGAAGAAGCGGCGAGCGAAATGTTTCAAGCTCAAAAGTATTTTCAACAAGCAACAGATGGTGTAGCAAGTGATTCTTTATATAAATTATCATTAAAAGGAGCCGAAGGTAAATTTGGTTTCATTGATATCGCTGATAAATATTCAGGAACAGATGCGGGAAATTTAGCTAATTACTATGCAGGTGTTGCTTATTTAAATACAGGTAAATATGCTGAAGCTATTGACTATTTAAGTAAATTTAGCTCAGAAGACATGATATTAGGTGCTATGGCGAAAGGAGCGATAGGTGATGCTTATTCTCAACAAAACAAACCAAAAGAAGCATTAGAGAATTACTTGAAAGCTGCAAATGCTAACAAAAATGATTTTACTACGCCACGTTTCTTATTGAAAGCTGGAAAAGTTGCATTATCTTTAGGAAATAAAGAAGAGGCATTAAAATATTTCACAGATATAAAAGATAATTATGAAGCTGCTCCAGAAGCTGCTTCAATTGACGCTTTAATTGGATTAGCTCAGTAA